TTCCAGTCTTTGTTGACTTAAAGGTAAAATGACGCTTAGGTGTAGTAAAATGGTTAAAATAGACAAAAAATATTACAGTAATAGACGTACCACAATAGAAGAACCACCGTAGAATTAAAATACATATAAGTTGAGCAATTATGACATCAACCCCACAAAAATATATGCGTCGATCACATATAACTTCTTTGCCGTAGCGGATATTATTAAAGAAAGACTATGTACTAACCAATGCACACCAAACCTCATTGCAAAATAAGATGTACATGCCAAAATAATGAATTGTTTTGGTCTTGATGTAACACTATTCAATGTGTTCTGCTAGGTGAGACCAAGAAATTAAATATGCAACATGCTAGACGttttcttccaaaaaaaaaagtgagtctTTGCATGTGACACTAGACTAAATAACCCTAGCTTCTATCATGCATTGGGGCCATGTACTTTGCTCTCATACCTCCCATCTACCATTTTATTAAGGTGAACATAATTGAATTGGTTGGGATCTCATTAAGATTCCAATCTTAGACTAGGATACCGAATGTTGCATGGCCCCCAAATCCAAAGTTGATaggataaaaaaaatgtaagatacttcatgtaaaaagaaaaagtttagGGTAAAAAATCCGGAAAATACTCTGCTCCTTACAAACAAATCACACATATACAAATAATACTTTGATATGTGTGCATATTTTTGTACGTGTCAGGCTGTTATTTGCAAGTCTGAAGGAACATGCAGCGTGTGAAAAATTATATAGCATATGCTTACCAAATGTTGCAGATCGAAATGTGGTCCAACCATCGATATAGCTTCGATTTCCAGAGATTATGGTAGCATCCATTCCATCTCCAATCATCATTAGGTTccattttttcttcttgatCTCCACATTCTCTTTATATGTGCCTCTCTTGATGTATATTACGTAGCGGCTCATGCTGTAATCCGGCGCTGCTAACACGGCATCCATCACATTTGTGAAATTCCCGGTACCATCTTGGGCTACAACTGCATCCACATTGACACCGTCGGCTTGTAGAAGTTTTCGATCTTCGGTTTTAACCCACGTTGGGATTTGACCGTTAGGACCCTGGTGATCGGAATTCGGGTGCACTTGAGTGAGGAGGTCTTGGACTAAGGAGGTAACTTGGTTGAGGCCAGTTGAGACCAACCCCTTGACAATGCTGTTGGTGCCTTCAAACCCGTCACCGCATGTGTCCTGGTTAACTAGTGCAGCGCTCAACCATGTCCTCAGATCAGAACTTAGTTTCCCTGTGCTGTTACTTTtgcctaaaaaaataaaaaaatgtaggGGGTTTTTATTTAGCTTAGATTTCAATCCACCCCTTGACTTCATGAACCAGAATCTAAACTACCCAAAATAAGTAGGACATGTCACACAGCTAAAGAAAATGTCATGCAAACAAAAAATCTCATATTAATAACAAACTTAAGCATTTAATTGAAGGGACTAAgtgggattttattttatttaataagtGGGAATGTTTTTCTGTTAAGAAGTAGTTACCTTTCTGGTTCTGGGAAGCAGAAAGGGACCAGTTCAACTCATCAGCAGAGAAGTCAAGCAAATCAAGGCAGTCGGAAATGGCGTTGGCAAGGCGAAAATCGCTGAAAGCATTTGCAAACTGAGAGAGTATGGTGACCACTTGCTGCACAGCATCAATGGTGTCCCTCAACGAGCCTGCAAATTCGGATGCAGGCACTTTCAAGCACTCTGACTGTATGTCATCTGTGAAGCTGCAGCTAGCGAAAGGGATTCTGCTTTTGCAGCAGACACACAATAAGACTATAAAAAAAAGCAGTTTCCCAGAAGCCatttacagaaaaaaaaattctcaatgACGAAGACCTACTTAGTTCTGTGTGACTAACAAATAAATATGAGAGTGGAGGAGGAGACTATTTAAGGGAAATAGTGGATGGGGTTGATTGAGTAGAGGTTAGATAGGCAGGTGAGGGAATTTAAGAGGGCCGGTGGATCATGGTTGATGTGGCATATGAGTCAGTAGTCGTGCCGATTGCAAGTTGGGGAAGAAGGCTGCAAGGCTCTATTATATACAAATGGAAAGCAAAATCCGTATTCGTGTCACATGATAATACTGATTGACATAACATGTTGTAAGCTTCCAATTAAATGACTgtatgaattaaaataaatttatttttactaaGTTCTGTTGCATTCAACACTTACTAGTGTTATGTGACAAAAAAAACTGCGCCAAAGTTTTTCTACTAAAGATCTTAATTCCGCGGATTATATGAAAGTGTTTCATTTGTTCAAATATAGAAACAGACCATGTGCCGGTGGTTCCCAttgatgagagatttttcagtttgATTGTCACAtgagatggtacaccacgtggtCTTATAGAAATTGTGAGTtatatgtgttaaaaggttaataacttaaaagttaaaattttccaccacttgcataaaaacacgtaGTTTTCCATCCGTGTTCCcgtcataactaaaaatttctccccaTTGACATTGTGCTGTTAGGATTTCATTCTCAAATTCAAAAGCCCCACTTGCAATTCCAAATGAAAATAGTGCTTATTTTTTCTTGGGTACCAATTTATTAATTTGCCAAGTCATGTCACGTAAGTTCATTCAAGTAATACTGGATTTTTAGTAGGATTTTTGCAATAATTAGGGACGTGGTCttgcaaaatttttttttagtgtgcTTAGAACACGGGTACAACTTTAcatattattatataagtggaaggtacttcaaaaaaataaaaatcttcaaATTGTATAATAATATGTGACGTATCACTTTGTGTTCCAAGCACACTCAAAATCTCTGTATTTATGCATGCCATGTTATTGTGTTCTTAGTATCTTGGAAAAGGAATTTGTATGTATTGGATTTACTATTATATGGTCGTATTCTGTAATCAATAATgtaaaattgtgtaaaaaaataatagcaaattaattattattgacACTAAATATCGCCGTATTAGCGAACACGTATCATGCACAAGTCAGTCTCTGTCATTTGAGAAGCCATTGCATGCAAGTTACTTGTCTTTCCATGCGTTCCCCCTCTCCTCTTCCAAGAACAATTGGATTGACTGTGATTATTAACATCTGCGTGCCGGTGTGCCACGTGTACACAGATCTCTTTTCCAGATTTCAGCACCTTCTAAAGTCATTTTGTTACACAAGCTACTCCagattatattatttttctaatattttataaggGAAAGAAGAGTTATTTTCTCTTTAAAATATTCCATCCATACGTTCATCAAATCGAACTCTCGGAGAAATATTTAATTATGATCGGAACACGAGTAGTACATCAAGTGTTTTTATAGAAGTAGtaagaaattttaattttttaagttatttatattttaacacatatatcacacaatttatataatgacatatgaTATACTATTCTGTGTaccgatcacattgaaaaatctgttGAACTCTTGATATATCACAATTAGATTCAGTACTTGGCTAAGGGAAGTCGAACTCTTGACGTATCATAATCCTAATTCAATATTCCGCTCAACGTCAACATTAATGTATACATCTGGCAGATAACATTAAACATTAtcggaaaaataaaataaaatttgaacgtTATGGGTAAAGTATTATTTATGGCGATGGAAATTATAGCAGACCTTATTGAATGTACCAGTGAAGAAGCCATATGAaggcacatgcatcaatgaatAGACAAGTCTAAAGCTAGAAAGGAacattttcttcctctctttatccttttccttttcataaCTCCTCTTGGCTAAATGCTACTAACTTAACAACTCAGATCCCAACTGCAAATCTAGAAtagaaaaagaaggagaaaagaaTATTGATATTCTTAGATCAATATTGGTAATGTATGTATGATCAAATTCATCCACGTTGAAAGAGAAATCAAAGTTTGGAAGATTTGAATGTTATCGTCAATTCCACtttggtagaaaaaaaaaatttaggtcgaaaaataaattaacaagcGGGGATAGTTCCACATGGATAGAAAGAATAGGTGATCAAATTCAATATTAATTAAGACAAAGCattatatatgcaactactgAATAAGTGTGGACTCAATTGACTCATGCATTCCATCTTGACAAGAAATTTTTCTGTGCATGATGATATTATTACTTAGTAATACTAATTCATGTGTTATAATATGGATAAAGTAAAGAGTTGATAAGTGTGTTTAAAGCTTAGTATTAATTAACGGATCATTCTTACACATTAATTATAACACAAGAAAATTCATAACATCACGTGACAGAGTTACAACTATATCGAAAAACTTCACCATGATGAGATGTATTCCAATTTCACTGTTGAAAACGAAAagcaaatgtttttttttcacgtAG
This is a stretch of genomic DNA from Malus domestica chromosome 02, GDT2T_hap1. It encodes these proteins:
- the LOC114819897 gene encoding pectinesterase/pectinesterase inhibitor PPE8B; protein product: MASGKLLFFIVLLCVCCKSRIPFASCSFTDDIQSECLKVPASEFAGSLRDTIDAVQQVVTILSQFANAFSDFRLANAISDCLDLLDFSADELNWSLSASQNQKGKSNSTGKLSSDLRTWLSAALVNQDTCGDGFEGTNSIVKGLVSTGLNQVTSLVQDLLTQVHPNSDHQGPNGQIPTWVKTEDRKLLQADGVNVDAVVAQDGTGNFTNVMDAVLAAPDYSMSRYVIYIKRGTYKENVEIKKKKWNLMMIGDGMDATIISGNRSYIDGWTTFRSATFAVSGRGFIARDITFENTAGPQKHQAVALRSDSDLSVFYRCEIRGYQDTLYAHTMRQFYRDCKISGTVDFIFGDATVVFQNCQILAKKGLPNQKNSVTAQGRKDPNEPTGISIQFCNITADADLLPFVNSTFTYLGRPWKLYSRTVIMQSFLSNAVRPEGWLEWNADFALSTLSYGEYMNYGPGAGLGSRIKWPGYRVFNESTQVMNYTVAQFIEGNLWLPPTGVKYTAGFEA